AGCAGGGCGCTGTCCGACTCTGTGAGACAAAGACGGGTTGCATGCACGCTTTGTTCAGCTCTTCTCAAGAATTGCAAGGATTCCTTTAAGTATAGATTTTAAATGTATGCGTTCTGAAATAgtttagaaaaaataaatgttcctctctgctctccctgtccctcttgCCATTTCACCCATCTttgtcactcctcctctcttaccGTCTGCAGTAGGGGAGGACACGCCTGTCTCCCCAGTAGAGACCACTGCTGCTCTGCGAGTCTCTTCCTCCTGACGCTGTCTCTGTTCTTCCATAGACACCCTCAAAGCCTACAGGTAGAAGGAGAGGAgtagttgaaaaaaaaaaaaaaaactagaaaaGATTGAGCTATAAATATGACCAGATCTTTAGAGTGGGTGTAACACATAAAATAGGACAGTATACCTAAATCCAAGTCCAGTAATCAGCTGAAGTAACTGACTTCAGTAATCATACATTTTTTACAGAAGCCCCTTTTGGAAGCTACCTCTAACATTTCAATGCAAccatctgtgtctctctcggCAATGTACTCTTGCAACCTAGGCTTCTGCTCCTTACCAGTGCCAGTTCCGGGTCAGCACTTGGGTCCACTCCAAACTCAAAGTCGCTGGCACCCAGTCCCATCATGGTACCACCCTCGCCAGCTAGGATAGGGGAGGAAAGCAGAGCATCTGCCAGGCTAGGCCCCGGGGGCACAGTCACCAGGTGAGACCCAGTCCCCTCTTTAccattcagtgtgtttacaaaggCGGTCAGCTTCTCTGTATTCAGCTCCTGAGGGACCAAGGATATGTTGATTAGGTAGAGAAATAATGTGGCATAGTAGGATGGGAAGGAGGAGATCAATTAACAAAATGAGACGATATGCCTTTGGTGACGCGGTGAAAGACACAAAGTCAAATTGAAATGCTTCACTGTCATATgcgcaatacacacacatcttttcatttctttcactGTGGTGTGGAAAAAATCTTACCAAGACCAGGTTGCTAAATATTGCCTTGCATATAGTGAGAGCAGATTGTATTCTGTAAAATGAATAGCTCACCTCTTCTCCAAAGTTTATGATGTCCACACtgactttttcctttttcagaCGCTTGGCCATCTTCACCAGCTGTGGAACAAAGGGGTAACAGACATGCTCAATTGATGCAGATAGTTTTTCCAGAGGCAACCGAGGAaaacacgtgcgcacacacagcacttagCGCCACTGccacacaaaaatgaaatgtacCCCGTCAAAGGAATAGATCAGCCACCACAACCCATTTTGCATGAtcagctcgctctctctctctcatgaactCTCTCCACAACATGCCCACCTTTgacaactcacacactctttacacaGCTGAGGTAAAAGGAAATACTcacatctttctctgtgtcctccactgGGCTGCCTACAAAGGCGATGATCCTCATCTTGTGGTTTTTACCCTGTCTGTGTTTCAGAGCCagctgagagcagagaggagagattatTCAtgctgtgtgagtgcgtgttttGGATGGACAAATCTGATGCTActacagtatttgtgtgtggttctgagtatgtgtgagtttgtcttaCTTGGGCCACTCTGATACCAGTAGTGAAATTAATGGTGCCACGTAGCTGGACAGCATGCAGTTTGGACAGAATCCTTCCCGCATCAGCAGTCAGTGTAGTCAACACTTCACAGTTACTGAAAAACACAAGAATAGCAATTATGCCTGACACAAGTCATACAATTAACAATTAGCAATAAGTCTCAcaagcaaacagacaaaaagcttCATACTTAGCAAGTGTGATGAGGCCCACGGTATTCTCCGGATTGCTGCGGGTCTTGGAGTGGCATACAATGTTGACAGCATCCTGTTGGGCCTGTAGTCTAGTGGGTAGGAAGTCTCCATTTCGCATGTACTCACTGTTGTCAACACTAATGTTAAAAAACATGAACACTTCTTAGTTTCGTCATCTGTGTACCTATACCCATATAGCATACCTTTTATATTTACGAGTATACCAGCTTACCAAATTACactacaaaaataaacaataagcAAGTAGTTACACTTCTTCCGTAGTAAATACAACTAGCATTCTCAGAAGGGTTATACGTCGTGTGATTTGCTGACCATATCCAGGCGATAGCAAGAGCTACTTTAACTTTCATAACATCAGATAACGTTAGCTCGCAAGCTAATGTTACTCTAGATTTACAGAAGCACATACAGGTGGTCATTCAACTGCAATGCCTAACATGAACAGAGAAAAATAACATTATGCTAATGACGGGTGATTTACAGTACTCCAATTTGttctagctggctagctagcgtccTCCATCAGCCTATGACTCAGGACAACAGGACAATGCTTCATCTCCGATTTCAAAGTAGCCTTGTTCTTTGTTAACTGCATATTGATTAAGGTACCGCATCATCTACTATGATGAAGTTAATGTTTATTTAACGAGGGGATCAGGTAGCAAGAGCTATGAATTGAtgcaaatatgtatatattttctatttcttaccAGACCATAGTACTTTCAAGCCCCATCTTGGAAACGCTGCGTTGGTTACGTCGACGTCACGTCTCACAGGGTATGATTGgctattcatagttttcacgtgacgtcagaatgaccagctgaagggcaaaaaaaacattccacacctgtctaacactggagtttatacaggaaccgaccacctttcattcaatatcatttaatatctccgctttaacattgtctgacttaggtagtaaaatgctagacagttgttgctcggttggctgttcaaatcggcgaggagacaagcccggattttgtttttatcgcatttaaaacccgcccacgttgctaccagttgattgtagacgtcttctgggtcaacttttctcggacacacagtaaagcagccatacttttggggctggcaataaaagcagtcaccctgttctggtcgcctcatttatcagaataactacctaaaacgggaatagatcaagtaat
The DNA window shown above is from Clupea harengus chromosome 11, Ch_v2.0.2, whole genome shotgun sequence and carries:
- the LOC105901691 gene encoding 26S proteasome non-ATPase regulatory subunit 4-like — its product is MGLESTMVCVDNSEYMRNGDFLPTRLQAQQDAVNIVCHSKTRSNPENTVGLITLANNCEVLTTLTADAGRILSKLHAVQLRGTINFTTGIRVAQLALKHRQGKNHKMRIIAFVGSPVEDTEKDLVKMAKRLKKEKVSVDIINFGEEELNTEKLTAFVNTLNGKEGTGSHLVTVPPGPSLADALLSSPILAGEGGTMMGLGASDFEFGVDPSADPELALALRVSMEEQRQRQEEETRRAAVVSTGETGVSSPTADESDSALLKMSVPVPDAATPALPDFSRMTEDEQIAYALQMSMAGGEFGGAEAMDVDAGAAMDTTEGAKDEEDYDVMQDPEFLQSVLENLPGVDPNNEAIRNAMGSLASQTGPKPDNKKEEKKK